The Streptococcus oralis region TCACCCTCAGGCAATCTTTCTTCTATATTAGTAAAGATCTAAATAATTATCAACTTCCCATTGTGAAACAAAGGTCGCATAGCTAGCCCACTCGATACGTTTGGCTTCAAGGAAACTAGTGTAGATGTGTTCACCTAGGGCTGCCTTGACCACTTCATCCTCAGTCAAAGCTTTCAAGGCGTTATGAAGAGTTGATGGAAGGTCGGTGATTCCAGCTTCCTTACGCTCTTCTGCTGTCATGATGTAGATATTTTCTTCGATAGGAGCTGGTGCTTCGATTTTGTTTTCAATACCATGCAAACCAACTTCCAATAGAACTGCCATCGCGATGTATGGGTTTGCCATTGGGTCCACTGAACGCAACTCAAGACGAGTTCCCATACCACGTGAAGCTGGTACGCGCACAAGTGGCGAACGGTTACGACCAGCCCAAGCAATGTAAACAGGTGCTTCATAACCTGGAACCAAACGTTTGTATGAGTTAACTGTTGGGTTCATGATAGCAGTATAGTTGTAAGCATGTTTGATCAAGCCACCAAGGAAATGATAGGCCGTTTCAGACAACTGCATTCCTTTTGGATCATTTGGATCAAAGAAGGCATTGTTTCCTTCTGCATCAAACAAGGACATATTACAGTGCATACCTGATCCAGCGATACCAAATTTTGGTTTCGCCATAAAGGTTGCGTAAAGACCGTGTTTGCGAGCAATGGTTTTAACAACAAGTTTAAAGATTTGAATCTTGTCACAGGCACGAAGGACTTCATCATACTTGAAGTCAATCTCATGTTGTCCAACCGCAACTTCATGGTGACTCGCTTCTACTTCGAATCCCATTTTGGTCAAGACATTCACAATTTCACGACGCGTATTGTCTGCAAGGTCAGTAGGGGCCAAGTCGAAGTAGCCACCCTTGTCATTTACCTCAAGAGTTGGATCCCCATTTTCATCCAACTTAAATAGGAAGAATTCTGGTTCTGGACCAAGGTTGAAGGATTTGAATCCTACTTCTTCCATATGACGAAGTGCACGCTTCAGATTACCACGTGGGTCACCTGCAAAGGGTTCGCCTTCTGTTGTATAGACATCACAGATCAAACCTGCAACACTTCCATTTTCATCTCCCCATGGGAAGACTGTCCATGTATCCAAGTCTGGGTACAAGTACATATCTGACTCATTGATACGTACAAAACCTTCAATAGAAGAGCCATCAAACATGGCTTTGTTTGACAAGACCTTATCTAACTGTTCATCTGTAGCAGGAATTTCGACGTTTTTCATGGTTCCCAGAATATCTGAAAACATGAGACGGATAAAGGTAACATTTTTTTCCTTGACTTCACGACGAATATCTGCAGCTGTGATTGGCATGGGTTTTCTCCTTAATATATGACTACTTGCGATTGCCTAACCGCGACCAAAGGGTGACCGTACTGAAGCAAAGCGCCCCTGCTGGAGGAGTTCATTGTGAAGTGCACGACGCACTTCCGTCTGACTCACAGCTTTCTTGGACTTCGCCTCGCGTTCAGCATATTTTTTCTTAATCGCAGCAATATTATGACCTTCAGAGATATAATCTTTGATTTCAAGTAGACGATCCATGTCATTCAAAGAATACATGCGACGGTTCCCTTCGTTTCGATCAGGTTTGATCAACTCTTGATCTTCATAATAACGAATCTGACGCGCCGAGAGATCGGTCAACTTCATAACACTGCCGATAGGAAAAACAGCCATATTTCGGCGAAATTCTCTTTCCTTCATTTACAATTTCCTTCTTCCTGTCTATTATAGTCTAAAAAAAGACAAACGTCAACGAATAATGTCATAAAATGTAACATTATTTTCTTTTTTTCTCCCAAAAGAGTTTCAGTTGCTCAATATCATAATTAACAAGGATTGCGACAAAAACTCCCATAAATGTTTCAAATACGCGCGCAAACACGTACAAAAATGTTTCTCCGCTTGGTATTGATAGGGTAATAATCAACATAGCCGCTACACCACCGATAACTCCTGCCTTGTTGTTCATGGCAACGTTTGTCAT contains the following coding sequences:
- the glnA gene encoding type I glutamate--ammonia ligase, which codes for MPITAADIRREVKEKNVTFIRLMFSDILGTMKNVEIPATDEQLDKVLSNKAMFDGSSIEGFVRINESDMYLYPDLDTWTVFPWGDENGSVAGLICDVYTTEGEPFAGDPRGNLKRALRHMEEVGFKSFNLGPEPEFFLFKLDENGDPTLEVNDKGGYFDLAPTDLADNTRREIVNVLTKMGFEVEASHHEVAVGQHEIDFKYDEVLRACDKIQIFKLVVKTIARKHGLYATFMAKPKFGIAGSGMHCNMSLFDAEGNNAFFDPNDPKGMQLSETAYHFLGGLIKHAYNYTAIMNPTVNSYKRLVPGYEAPVYIAWAGRNRSPLVRVPASRGMGTRLELRSVDPMANPYIAMAVLLEVGLHGIENKIEAPAPIEENIYIMTAEERKEAGITDLPSTLHNALKALTEDEVVKAALGEHIYTSFLEAKRIEWASYATFVSQWEVDNYLDLY
- the glnR gene encoding transcriptional repressor GlnR, yielding MKEREFRRNMAVFPIGSVMKLTDLSARQIRYYEDQELIKPDRNEGNRRMYSLNDMDRLLEIKDYISEGHNIAAIKKKYAEREAKSKKAVSQTEVRRALHNELLQQGRFASVRSPFGRG